TTGAAGCTGTCAGAAATGTCCTGCCCGGACTTTCAGGGCCGACGGTTATGGATGTGGCCTCAGAGGACAATCTGGTGGCTGTGCATGCCGTTGTATCGGAAGATCATCTGTATGGTCTTGTCAGCAGCCTGAAAAACGCAGGTGCAAGAGACATCCTTGTTGTCCCTATCGAAAGAATGATCAGGTGATTTGACCGTGAAGATATTTCCTGCAGTTGATATCCTGGGCGGGCAGTGCGTTCAGCTTGTGCAGGGCAGAAAGGAGAGTTCCAGAAGATACGGTGACCCTCTGAAGTGTGCATCCGGGTGGATAGAAGAGGGTGCCGACTGCCTGCACATCATAAACCTCGACGGCGCATTCGGTGATGCCGGGAAGAATGCAGGGATCATCAGGGAAATAATTGATGAGACCGGAGTCTTCATTCAGCTCGGAGGCGGCATCAGAAGCATCACAGATGCCTCAGGATGGCTGAATACCGGTGTGGACAGAGTTATCATAGGGACAATGGCAGTAAAGGAACCTGAGACTGTCAGAACCCTTGCCGATGAGTGGGGCAGTGAGAGAATCTGTGCCGGAGTGGACGCTAAGGACGGGCAGGTCGTCGTTAAGGGATGGGAAGAGTCTGCGGGTGACTACCTCTCATGGGCAGAAAAATTTGAGGAACTCGGAGCCGGGTCACTGCTCTATACCAATGTTGATGTTGAAGGCCTTGAGAGAGGCATATCGTCAGAACCTGTCCGTGACCTCATATCAAAGACAAAAATTCCGGTGATAGCCTCCGGCGGTGTGACCTCAACCGAAGATGTAAAGGTTTTGTATGACATGGGTGCAGGAGGAGTTGTCCTCGGGTCTGCACTTTACAGTGGTAAGATTAACTTTAAGGATGCACTGGAAGTGATAAGATGAGAAAGGCTGAAGTTAAAAGAGAGACCTCTGAAACGGAAATATCCGTAACCTTTGACCCTGACGGAAGCGGTTCTGTCAGCTCAGATACGGGAATTCCGTTTCTGGACCACATGATAAATGCCATGGGAAAGCATGGCGGTTTTGATCTGGATATAAAGGCCAAAGGGGACCTTGAGATCGACTGCCACCACACGATGGAGGACATCGGAATCGTACTGGGGCTTGCAGTCCGGAAATCTGCCGGAGAGAAGAGAGGCATTAAGAGGTTTGCACATACAGCAGTCCCTATGGACGAGGCAATAGCCCATGTTACGCTTGACTTCGGCGGGCGCTTCTACCTTGTCATGAAAGGTGAATTTTCCGGCAGGGACATCTCATCCATACCCCCGGATATGTTTGAGCACTTCTTCTACAGCCTCTGCTCAAACGCAGGAATAACGGCCCACATTACATTTGAAGGTAAAAACGACCATCACATATGTGAAGCGATCTTTAAAGCCTTTGGAGTGGCTCTGGGCGACTCTGTGAGGATTGTGGAAGGAAAAGGCGTCCCAAGCACAAAGGGTGTCCTGTAAAAAATTATTTTACACGCAAAGGAAATTATAAACTAAATTATTTTTTCAGCAGAACAGTTCAGGCGTAATGCCCGGCACTGAATATTCTTATCGCCCACAAATTTACATTTTCTGTTTAAGGACCAGAAATTGCGGATACATTCCTGTAAAACATCCGGGCAGCATGAGAAGAGACGGCATCTTCATTTAAGCGAAGGATACAGTGACAGTATTTGCCGGCATCAGAAAAGATCTGCGGGCAATACCTAGGAAAATTTACGAAAACAGTTCGGAATATAATTTACTTTTTTAAAAAGAAGGTTTCAGGCATTTACTGCCATATCAACATCTTCCTTCTTGATTGTCTTGCGTCCTGCATGCTGAGCATACTTTGCTGCCTCTGTTGTCAGAGTTGCAATGTACTCTTCTGCTGCGTCAACAATTGCCTGTGCTGCATCTGAACCGACTCTTTCTGCGCCGTGTTTCTTTGCAATTCTTACTACTGCTGCAATAGGTAGATCATTAGCCATTAGAATTCAACCTCAAATGAAAGTATATCGGCAGCTATAAAAACCTTTTGGGATTAAACCGTGATTTCAACCTATTTCCATGAAAAATAGATTTAAACACGATAAATTGGATTTTATTAATAACACACCAAGATCACAAAAATAACCACATAATGACGCCAGAATAGAAAAATAAAGACATTTGCGAGCCAAAACTATTCTGAGAGCGCTGAAGCGAGCAAAATGGCATTGGAATAATCTGGAGAGGCGCGCGAAGTATCCACAAATATTCTGTCGAGATTTACCACAGGTGCTCCATGTGCAAATCCGCCTCCAATCATGGTAAGTGTACGGAATATCAGGTTTCCGGAGATGCCGTCCGGAGCTATAATAATTCCATGATCTTTTATGGCATCCTCGATAAGAATCTCGCAGTGATCTGAACCTGTAATCTTTGCCGCAAGTTCGGCATCTGCAAGGGAACGGTCCACCGCTGTGTGCCTTCCGGCATCACCATAGCGCCCTCCGGAAAGTATCGCCACATTATCACTGATCCCGAACTTAGGGGCTATTTTACGTGAAAAATTTACAAAATCTATCTTTTCCCTGACAGTCCACCCCTCATCAACACCTACAGGTGCAAGAATAAACCGCCTGCCCCCCGGAGTTTCAAGAAATGCAACCCTCTTAAGTGAACAGCAGCCGGAAATTTCTTTTAAATACCCAAGAGTATGATTTGCCGGGAGTGTACCACGTACAGCCGCAGATATTTTACCGCTGTACAAATCCTGAATCATAGCCTCCCAGGGTTTTTCACAGACAAAAGTATCACAGGAAGCATCAGATGCCCCCAAACTATAAACCCTTACATCAAAACTTTTGGAAGCCAGTTTTGAGACCTGCCCAAAGACCTTACCCCCGTCATCCCCTGCCCCTATACCAATGATCACAAAAAATGCCTCTCACTCAAAATATAAGCCCATAATACCTTCTTTACTAAGGTCAAAGACAGAAGTTTCCTTATTGTGATATTTTATAGTAAGATTTGACGTATCGTCGATATAACCAATATCCGCAGCGTCCATACCGGCGGCTCTGAAGAGTGAGATAATCTCATCCACGCACTCTTCTTTTGCAGTCAGAATAAAACCCATTCCGGGATACATCCTGACCCAGTGTGAGAACGGAATATCAAGTGCTGACAGGTCAGGCCTTGGAATCCTTGAAAGCTCAATTACAGCACCTTTCCTGCTTGTCTCAAGAAGCATCCCCAGAGTACCGATTACACCGGGGTTGCTGATGTCCTTTCCGGCAGTTACAAGATGCCTCTTCCCAAGCTCCTGCATCACACCGATCTGCGAGCGAAGCTCCTCAGGTGACCTGAGTGTTGCAGAATCCCAGTTGAGAGCACAGGAAGGATGGATACGTCCGTCAAGATCAAAAGCAGCGATTACCCTGTCACCCGCGCAGGCGGTATGGGAACAGATGGCGTCACTGATCTTCACAATGCCCATTATTGCCACATCAATTGCTGAAAAATCTGTATCCGGGTGGAGATGCCCGCCTACAACCGGCACTCCGAATTTCGAGGAAGCATCCGACATTCCCCTCAGCACTTCATGGCAGATCTTCTCATCCTCTACAGAGAGAATATCAACCATAGCAAGAGGTTTACCGCCCATTGCCGCAATATCATGAACATTTACAAGAACAGAACAGAAACCTGCCCAGTATGGGTCTGCCTGCATAAGCATGCTCCATATACCGTCTGCCGCAAGTAAGAGGCCGTCCTCACCATTACGGATAAGGGCCGCATCCTCTCCGAAAGAGACAACCACATCCTCCGATTTAAAATTAAAAGCGTGGACTATCTCACCTATTGCATGTTTTCTTCTCACGCCCGCATATTCGCGGATTGTTTTTGCTATATTATCTGTGGAACAGTTCTCCTCCACAATGAACACCATCCTGACCTATATTTTAACCTTTTATAAAATAAGATGTCTGATTCTTTCTCTGGAACAGTATGCCTGCCCCATCAGGACGGCACCAGATATTTTTACAACATGAAAACCATAAATAACTGTACTGTTCTATGCTTGACTGGGTTGAAAAATACAGGCCGAAAACTCTGAAGGATATCGTTGGAAACCGGAGTGCTGTCCGCCAGATGGTCGAATGGGCCAGAAAATGGGAGTCCGGAAAAGAGCCGCTTCTACTCTACGGAAAGCCGGGTATAGGTAAGACCTCTGCTGCATATGCCCTTGCAAATGATATGGAGTGGGAGATGCTTGAGCTTAACGCAAGCGATCAGCGTACAAAATCAATAATCGAAAAGGTAGCCGGAAGCTGTGCAACGACTATGAGCCTCTCCGGTGCAGAGAGAAAATTACTCCTCTTCGATGAAGCTGACAATCTTCACGGCAGTGCTGACAAAGGCGGAGCAAGAGCCATCCTGGATATAATCAAAATCTCAAAACAGCCGATAATACTAATTGCAAATGACAGCTACGGCATTGCAAAGGAGTTAAAATCGGTCTGCGAACAGGTCCAGTTCAGGGCGCTGACGGCAAAAACCATCTCTGACCATCTGCGGGACATATGCTCACTTGAAGACCTGAAATGCAGTGAATCAACCCTGGCCGAAATTGCCGAAGGGTCAGGCGGGGATATGAGATCTGCCCTGAATAAGCTTTATGCGGCAAGCCTTGGTGAAGATACATTAAGAGAAGCAGCAGTGAGTACTGCATCAAAGGACGAGCGTGCCTCGATATTTGATCTTGTCGGATCAGTGCTGAAATCAAGGGAAGATCAGAGACTTATGCAGCTCTCGGCCGAAATTTCAGAGACTCCTGATGTTATGTCACAGTGGATAGAGGAAGGCGCTTCTTACATTCAGAATGAGAAGAAGAGAGCACAAGCTTACCATTACCTCTCTCAATCTGACATCTACATAGGCAGAACATTCAGCAGGCAGTACTATACCCTCTGGAGATATGCATCTGCACTAATGCTTATTGGTACGGCATATGCAGCAGAAGGGGAAGGAATATCAGCAAGGATAATGCCCCCTTCAAGATGGAGAAAGATGGCCGGCGCAAGAAAGCAGAAAAGTATCAGAAATTCGGTCTTCAACAACCTCTCGGAGAAATACCATATGCCGGCAGATACACTTCGGGATGATTATATAAATCTGATATCAGTCCTGATTGAGGACAATCCAGCCGGATTTGCAAGAGAGACAGGATTTGACAGGGATGAACTGGACTTCTTCCTCCATGATAAAAAAAAGTCGGCAGATATTATAAAAGAGATAAAAAAAGAGGAGAAAGAGCGGGAAAAATCCGAAAAGGCTTCAAAGAAGAGGGAAGTTTCAAAGAAAGAACCGGCAAAGAAAACGGACGAGACTCCGCCAGTAAAAGACCAGAAAACCCTTGAAGCAGCATTTCAGAACAGATCCGGTGATGAAAAGAGCACGGAGAGCAAAACAGAGAACAGGCCACCAGGTAAAGAAAAAGAAACGGATAACGGATTAAACGGCAAAGATAAAAAGAAAGCCGCACAGGCCACACTCTTTGACGGATTTTAAAAATATCTTTTTTCAGCGATATTTATGCAGAATAACACCGCAGTCAATAATTTCACCGCCATCTCTGTAGATCTCACATCCGAGATGATAGACTATCAGATCAGAATCCGTCTGATCGGCAATTGAGATAAGAGACGGGACCATCTCCACTCCGGGGCGCACAGAATAGATAACCTCTCTGCCTACATAGAGGGAGAGATTCGGCGAATATATATCGTCACAGTGAAACTCAATACCGTAATCTTCAGCAATATTCCGGATGTCAACCGCTGAAACATCAACACCCTTCTCTTTTAGTGCTGCTGCCACATCAGGATTTCTGCCAATCCCGATTTCAACCGCAGAAGTGTAGTTATCTGATAGATAATCTGCAATTTTTGCTTCAATATCCTTATAGCAAACCATAACGTATATAATACTCTGAATATGGGAATTCTTATCTTTTGGGATAATGACGTGGAAAGGGGAATAAGAGAGTCTGCCGAGAAGATGATATCAGTTATACTGGATATGCCTGTAAACTCACAGGAGAATCCAGTCATGCTCAGAGGATATGACCGGACGAGGAACCAGAATGATGCCAGCAGAATTCTGGGTGACATGCAGGATTTTTATACACGCAGAATGGGATGCGGCAACTCCATACTGATAGTTACCGGAAAAGATCTCTACATACAGGGCCGGGATTTTGTATTTGGACTTGCAAGACCGGGAGTAAACGTATCAATAGTCTCAAATGCCAGGCTGAGAAACAGCTGGTACGGGCGGCAGGACAATGCAGACGATATGACTGACAGACTTGTTAAGGAAGGAACACATGAATTATGCCACTGCATGGGTCTTGACCACTGTGAAGATCCGGAGTGCATCATGTACTGCCCGCAGACGCTTGACGAACTTGACAGGAAAAAAAAGACACTCTGTGAAAAATGCTCCCAGGAGTTAAATATCTACAGATTTTCAGATTTGGCTGATTAAAACTCTGCGCCGGAGGGCTGAAATGCCCATATTGCTCCGGGAACTGCATTTCTGAAACGGCAGATGAAAGATTGGCGGAAGATATAATTCATGCCCGACTGCAAAAATTACCGGAATAAAAAACAATAATAAATCATATGGAGATATTTAACTGAATGGACTCCAGAAGGCTGGATATAATTGCACTCATTTCTGCGCTTGCAATAGTCGTTGCAATATCTTTTATACTGAATATGCCAGCCGGAGAGACCACCGGTTCTGAAAATAAGGAGGATTTTACAGAAATCTATGCCTATGTACAGGAGGCACTGCATAGTATCATGCCTTCTGACGGCAGTGATGAGCAGGGAAAGGCAACCACCGACTATTCAGCCGGCACAACTGAACTTTCACGATACAGAAGTGATACAGGATTTATATCTGCCAGTGAAAAGAAAGAGATGAACGGCAGAAAAGTATCATGGGCGATGGACTACTATACACCTTCTGTCAGAAATGCGGCAAACAGAATGATACCTGAAGAGCACGGCGGTGTCTTTACAATAGAGCAGGTATGCGACATCTGGGACGGACTACAGGAAAAATGGACAAAGGAGAGTTCCGGAGGAATAACAGATATCCAGCCGGCAAGCAGAACGGTCCATATCGGCTATTCAGGAGATGATGCTGATTTTGCCATTACAATGGCCTCATTTATAAAAGCAATAGGCGGTGAGGCAAGAATACGCACAGCCTGGAGTCCGGAACTGGGCGAGCATACATATGCTGAATTATTTCTGGGAGACAACAGCATATTAAGCCGGAAAGTTATTAACAATCAGAAATATGCTGCATTCAGGGCGAATAATTCATTTATATATGACTATGACCCCTCCGGCCTTACAGTAATGAGATACAGGTACAGTGTAATAGGGGTGAACAACCCGCCTGCTGAGATAGGAGGGGTAACCGGACCTGATGGAAATACCGCCAGCATACCGCCGGACAGCACCAATAATGCACTATTTGACCTCATTAATGTAGGTGCCGATGATACCATTACAGCAGCGGTGACCACCGGCACAGATACAAGAGATAATGACAGACCTGTTGAATATTCACATCCTCTTCTGACAATAATGAACGAACCGGAGAAATACGGTGAGATATGCTACAGGTATCCTGAACTGATCAATTATCTTCTTCTGTTCCCGGAGATAAATACGGCAGACTTTGAACTTATGTATATTCAGGTCAGGTACGGAGAGAAGGATGAAAACTACCACGGGGACAGAGATGTCAGGGATGTCGCCTATACATACAATTACGAGAAGGACGGTTCAAAAACGTACTGGATGAAGATGGACTACAACGGGAGATACCCCGGAGATGTATTATATCCTGATTCAGGCACTTCAACTGTATATTATTCTGACGGAACATGGGATAACCTC
The sequence above is a segment of the Methanoplanus limicola DSM 2279 genome. Coding sequences within it:
- the hisA gene encoding 1-(5-phosphoribosyl)-5-[(5-phosphoribosylamino)methylideneamino]imidazole-4-carboxamide isomerase, which gives rise to MKIFPAVDILGGQCVQLVQGRKESSRRYGDPLKCASGWIEEGADCLHIINLDGAFGDAGKNAGIIREIIDETGVFIQLGGGIRSITDASGWLNTGVDRVIIGTMAVKEPETVRTLADEWGSERICAGVDAKDGQVVVKGWEESAGDYLSWAEKFEELGAGSLLYTNVDVEGLERGISSEPVRDLISKTKIPVIASGGVTSTEDVKVLYDMGAGGVVLGSALYSGKINFKDALEVIR
- the hisB gene encoding imidazoleglycerol-phosphate dehydratase HisB, whose protein sequence is MRKAEVKRETSETEISVTFDPDGSGSVSSDTGIPFLDHMINAMGKHGGFDLDIKAKGDLEIDCHHTMEDIGIVLGLAVRKSAGEKRGIKRFAHTAVPMDEAIAHVTLDFGGRFYLVMKGEFSGRDISSIPPDMFEHFFYSLCSNAGITAHITFEGKNDHHICEAIFKAFGVALGDSVRIVEGKGVPSTKGVL
- a CDS encoding histone family protein, producing MANDLPIAAVVRIAKKHGAERVGSDAAQAIVDAAEEYIATLTTEAAKYAQHAGRKTIKKEDVDMAVNA
- the mtxX gene encoding methanogenesis marker protein Mmp4/MtxX; the protein is MIIGIGAGDDGGKVFGQVSKLASKSFDVRVYSLGASDASCDTFVCEKPWEAMIQDLYSGKISAAVRGTLPANHTLGYLKEISGCCSLKRVAFLETPGGRRFILAPVGVDEGWTVREKIDFVNFSRKIAPKFGISDNVAILSGGRYGDAGRHTAVDRSLADAELAAKITGSDHCEILIEDAIKDHGIIIAPDGISGNLIFRTLTMIGGGFAHGAPVVNLDRIFVDTSRASPDYSNAILLASALSE
- a CDS encoding methanogenesis marker 2 protein, with product MVFIVEENCSTDNIAKTIREYAGVRRKHAIGEIVHAFNFKSEDVVVSFGEDAALIRNGEDGLLLAADGIWSMLMQADPYWAGFCSVLVNVHDIAAMGGKPLAMVDILSVEDEKICHEVLRGMSDASSKFGVPVVGGHLHPDTDFSAIDVAIMGIVKISDAICSHTACAGDRVIAAFDLDGRIHPSCALNWDSATLRSPEELRSQIGVMQELGKRHLVTAGKDISNPGVIGTLGMLLETSRKGAVIELSRIPRPDLSALDIPFSHWVRMYPGMGFILTAKEECVDEIISLFRAAGMDAADIGYIDDTSNLTIKYHNKETSVFDLSKEGIMGLYFE
- a CDS encoding replication factor C large subunit, yielding MLDWVEKYRPKTLKDIVGNRSAVRQMVEWARKWESGKEPLLLYGKPGIGKTSAAYALANDMEWEMLELNASDQRTKSIIEKVAGSCATTMSLSGAERKLLLFDEADNLHGSADKGGARAILDIIKISKQPIILIANDSYGIAKELKSVCEQVQFRALTAKTISDHLRDICSLEDLKCSESTLAEIAEGSGGDMRSALNKLYAASLGEDTLREAAVSTASKDERASIFDLVGSVLKSREDQRLMQLSAEISETPDVMSQWIEEGASYIQNEKKRAQAYHYLSQSDIYIGRTFSRQYYTLWRYASALMLIGTAYAAEGEGISARIMPPSRWRKMAGARKQKSIRNSVFNNLSEKYHMPADTLRDDYINLISVLIEDNPAGFARETGFDRDELDFFLHDKKKSADIIKEIKKEEKEREKSEKASKKREVSKKEPAKKTDETPPVKDQKTLEAAFQNRSGDEKSTESKTENRPPGKEKETDNGLNGKDKKKAAQATLFDGF
- a CDS encoding UPF0146 family protein; the encoded protein is MVCYKDIEAKIADYLSDNYTSAVEIGIGRNPDVAAALKEKGVDVSAVDIRNIAEDYGIEFHCDDIYSPNLSLYVGREVIYSVRPGVEMVPSLISIADQTDSDLIVYHLGCEIYRDGGEIIDCGVILHKYR
- a CDS encoding archaemetzincin family Zn-dependent metalloprotease codes for the protein MGILIFWDNDVERGIRESAEKMISVILDMPVNSQENPVMLRGYDRTRNQNDASRILGDMQDFYTRRMGCGNSILIVTGKDLYIQGRDFVFGLARPGVNVSIVSNARLRNSWYGRQDNADDMTDRLVKEGTHELCHCMGLDHCEDPECIMYCPQTLDELDRKKKTLCEKCSQELNIYRFSDLAD